One segment of Pseudomonas asgharzadehiana DNA contains the following:
- a CDS encoding DJ-1/PfpI family protein yields the protein MTLQIGFVVFPGIQQLDLTGPYDVLGSLPDVKLHLVWKDLAPVVSSTGLAFTPTTTYAECPGLDVLCVPGGAGVGALMEDPHTLDFLKAQAQTARYVTSVCTGSLVLGAAGLLRGRKATTHWAYHDMLAPLGAIPVQERVVRDGNLFTGGGITAGIDFALVLAAELYSEAAAQLVQLQIEYAPAPPFDAGSPHTAPAHVLEEAKKRTVESRRVRGEITARAAARLG from the coding sequence ATGACCTTGCAGATCGGCTTTGTAGTGTTTCCCGGCATCCAGCAACTGGACCTGACCGGCCCCTATGACGTACTGGGCTCGCTGCCGGATGTGAAACTTCACTTGGTGTGGAAAGACCTCGCGCCGGTCGTTTCCAGCACCGGGTTGGCGTTCACCCCGACCACGACGTATGCCGAATGCCCGGGTCTGGATGTGCTCTGCGTGCCAGGCGGCGCAGGCGTCGGCGCGTTGATGGAAGACCCGCACACGCTAGACTTCCTCAAGGCACAGGCGCAGACCGCGCGCTACGTGACGTCGGTGTGCACCGGTTCGCTGGTCCTCGGCGCGGCGGGTTTGCTGCGCGGTCGCAAGGCCACCACCCACTGGGCCTACCACGACATGCTCGCCCCGCTCGGCGCCATCCCGGTGCAGGAGCGCGTGGTGCGCGACGGTAACCTGTTTACCGGTGGCGGCATCACCGCAGGTATCGATTTTGCGCTGGTCCTGGCGGCAGAGTTGTACAGCGAAGCGGCGGCGCAATTGGTGCAGTTGCAGATCGAATATGCGCCGGCGCCGCCGTTCGATGCCGGCAGCCCGCACACGGCACCGGCGCATGTGCTGGAAGAAGCGAAGAAACGCACGGTGGAATCGCGCAGGGTGCGCGGTGAGATCACGGCGCGGGCGGCTGCGCGGTTAGGGTGA
- a CDS encoding GlxA family transcriptional regulator, with the protein MPRIVHVLAFDNAQVLDVTGPLQVFACANDLARQRNLPLPYAVSVIAAQTEPVMTSAGLALVAEPLPAAEAPCDTLVIAGGWGVYGAAEDLALVDWVREKARHTRRMTSVCTGAFLLAASGVLDGCRVATHWTRCEELARKFPALTVEPNPIFIRQGAVWTSAGVTAGIDLCLALVEEDLGGAVALEVARHLVVFLKRPGGQSQFSVTLSLQKSDSRFAELHAWMAENLTLDLNIATLAAQVGMSERSFVRHYRAETGQTPARAVELIRVETARRQLADSNASIKRIAVQCGFGCEETLRRSFLRALSVTPQAYRERFSPVS; encoded by the coding sequence ATGCCCAGAATCGTCCATGTCCTCGCTTTTGATAACGCCCAAGTGCTTGATGTGACCGGGCCGTTGCAGGTCTTCGCCTGCGCCAACGACTTGGCCCGGCAGCGCAACTTGCCGTTGCCGTACGCCGTCTCGGTGATTGCCGCGCAAACCGAACCGGTGATGACTTCCGCCGGGCTGGCGTTGGTCGCCGAGCCGCTGCCCGCCGCCGAGGCGCCTTGCGACACGCTGGTGATCGCTGGCGGCTGGGGGGTATACGGCGCCGCCGAAGACCTCGCGCTGGTCGACTGGGTACGCGAAAAAGCCCGGCACACCCGGCGCATGACGTCGGTGTGTACGGGCGCGTTTCTGCTGGCCGCCAGCGGCGTGCTCGACGGTTGCCGCGTGGCCACCCACTGGACGCGCTGCGAAGAGTTGGCGCGCAAGTTTCCCGCGCTGACGGTCGAGCCCAACCCGATCTTTATCCGGCAGGGCGCCGTGTGGACCTCCGCCGGTGTGACCGCCGGCATCGACCTGTGCCTGGCCCTGGTGGAAGAAGACCTCGGCGGCGCGGTCGCGCTGGAGGTGGCGCGGCACCTGGTAGTGTTTCTCAAGCGCCCTGGCGGGCAGTCGCAGTTCAGCGTCACGCTGTCCCTGCAAAAAAGCGACAGCCGCTTTGCCGAACTCCATGCATGGATGGCCGAAAACCTCACCCTGGACCTGAACATCGCAACCCTGGCCGCCCAGGTCGGCATGAGTGAGCGCAGTTTTGTGCGCCATTACCGCGCCGAGACCGGTCAGACCCCGGCGCGTGCCGTCGAGCTGATCCGCGTCGAAACGGCTCGTCGACAACTGGCCGACAGCAACGCGTCAATCAAGCGCATCGCCGTGCAATGCGGTTTTGGCTGCGAAGAAACACTGCGCCGCAGTTTCCTGCGGGCCTTGTCGGTGACGCCCCAGGCTTATCGCGAACGCTTTTCGCCGGTGTCGTAG
- a CDS encoding alpha/beta fold hydrolase has translation MLDIAYETHGPDDGEPVILLHGFPYDPRSYDAIAPVLGERGYRVLVPYLRGYGPTRFIDDRVMRSGQQAALAKDLLDFMDELAITQATLAGYDWGGRAACIVAALWPERVRGLVTGDGYNIQDIAKSLKPRPPETEHRLWYQYYFHTPRGVDGLTANRRALCKLLWSLWSPSWAEGPLLYDQTAPSFDNPDFVEVVIHSYRHRFMYAPGDPALAFIEEKLAEQPPISVPSIALFGADDGVGPPSQQDEDVGLFSGFYRRRVLPGVGHNIPQEAPQATLDALLELLAYDTGEKRSR, from the coding sequence ATGCTCGACATCGCCTACGAGACCCACGGGCCTGACGACGGTGAACCGGTGATCCTGCTGCATGGTTTTCCCTACGACCCTCGCAGCTACGACGCGATCGCGCCCGTGCTTGGCGAGCGCGGCTACCGGGTGCTGGTGCCCTACCTGCGCGGGTATGGACCCACGCGGTTTATCGATGACCGGGTGATGCGCTCCGGACAACAGGCGGCGCTGGCCAAGGATCTGCTGGACTTCATGGATGAGTTGGCCATCACGCAAGCGACGTTGGCCGGCTACGACTGGGGCGGGCGCGCCGCGTGTATCGTTGCCGCGCTATGGCCGGAACGCGTGCGCGGCTTGGTGACGGGGGATGGCTACAACATTCAGGACATTGCCAAGTCGCTCAAGCCGCGGCCGCCGGAGACGGAACATCGGTTGTGGTACCAATACTACTTCCACACCCCGCGTGGCGTGGACGGTTTGACCGCCAACCGGCGCGCGCTGTGCAAGCTGTTGTGGTCGTTGTGGTCGCCCTCCTGGGCCGAGGGACCGCTGCTGTATGACCAGACCGCGCCTTCGTTCGACAACCCGGATTTTGTCGAGGTGGTGATTCACTCTTACCGCCACCGTTTCATGTACGCACCCGGCGACCCGGCGCTGGCGTTCATCGAAGAGAAACTCGCAGAACAACCGCCGATTTCGGTGCCGAGCATTGCCTTGTTCGGCGCAGATGACGGCGTGGGCCCGCCGTCGCAACAGGACGAGGATGTAGGGCTTTTCAGCGGCTTTTACCGGCGCCGGGTGCTGCCCGGCGTGGGCCACAATATCCCGCAGGAAGCGCCGCAAGCCACCCTCGACGCGCTGCTGGAGCTGCTTGCCTACGACACCGGCGAAAAGCGTTCGCGATAA
- a CDS encoding glycoside hydrolase family 15 protein — protein sequence MVELKNEPQSAIDAHGIIGDMRSAALVNDTGSIDFFCWPEFDSPSIFCALLDTPDAGIFQLTPDLPNARREQIYLPDTNVLQTRWLSDEAVVEITDLLAISEDVDDLPLLIRRVRVVSGTAHFHLRCAVCHDYARAATHASLDHAAVCFNAEGQPGLRLSSSQPLRIEDNAAVARFTLGQEEDAAFVLGGQDDGRVDSRCTDLALAHTLKFWRAWIAQSNYRGRWREMVNRSALALKLLTSRKHGAIIAAATFSLPESPGGERNWDYRYTWIRDASFTVYAFMRLGFVDEANAYMRWLRGRVSDCRGQPLKINILYGIDGRRELPEIHLEHLSGHGGARPVRIGNEAVDQIQLDIYGELMDAVYLVNKYGEAISHEGWKHVVEVVDQVCEIWNQQDVGIWEMRGEQHHFLHSRLMCWVALDRAIRLASKRSLPAPFARWDQTRQAIYADIWSNFWNEERGHFVQHIGGTALDGSMLLMPLVRFVAATDPRWLSTLEAIQKSLVRDGMVYRYRNDDSQIDGLQGTEGAFAACSFWYVECLARAGQVEKAHLEFEQLLRYANPLGLYAEEFDSQARHLGNTPQALSHLALISAATFLDRKLSGEKTVWQP from the coding sequence ATGGTTGAGTTGAAGAACGAACCCCAAAGTGCCATCGACGCTCACGGCATCATCGGCGACATGCGCAGCGCCGCGCTGGTCAACGATACAGGCAGCATCGACTTTTTCTGCTGGCCGGAATTCGACAGCCCGTCGATCTTTTGCGCGCTGCTCGACACCCCGGACGCGGGCATTTTCCAGCTGACTCCGGACCTGCCCAACGCCCGCCGCGAGCAAATCTACCTACCCGACACCAACGTGCTGCAAACCCGCTGGCTGAGCGATGAGGCCGTGGTGGAAATCACCGACCTGTTGGCCATCAGCGAAGACGTCGACGACCTGCCCCTGCTGATTCGGCGGGTGCGCGTGGTCAGCGGCACGGCCCATTTTCACCTGCGCTGCGCCGTGTGCCATGACTATGCACGCGCGGCCACCCACGCCAGCCTCGATCACGCCGCGGTGTGCTTCAACGCCGAGGGCCAGCCCGGCTTGCGCTTGTCCAGCAGCCAGCCGCTGCGGATCGAGGATAACGCCGCCGTGGCCCGCTTTACCCTGGGCCAGGAAGAAGACGCCGCGTTTGTTCTCGGCGGCCAGGACGATGGCCGGGTCGACAGCCGCTGCACCGACCTGGCGCTGGCCCACACATTGAAGTTCTGGCGCGCCTGGATCGCCCAATCGAACTACCGCGGGCGCTGGCGTGAAATGGTCAACCGTTCGGCCCTGGCGCTCAAGCTGCTGACCTCGCGCAAGCACGGCGCGATCATCGCTGCGGCGACGTTCAGCCTGCCCGAATCACCCGGCGGCGAACGCAACTGGGACTACCGCTATACCTGGATCCGCGACGCCTCGTTTACCGTCTACGCCTTTATGCGCCTGGGCTTTGTCGACGAGGCCAATGCGTATATGCGCTGGCTCAGGGGCCGGGTCAGCGACTGCCGCGGCCAACCGCTCAAGATCAACATCCTCTACGGTATCGACGGCCGTCGGGAGCTGCCCGAAATACACCTGGAGCACCTCAGCGGTCACGGGGGCGCCAGGCCGGTGCGCATCGGCAACGAGGCGGTCGACCAGATCCAGCTGGATATTTATGGCGAGTTGATGGACGCGGTGTACTTGGTCAACAAGTACGGCGAGGCCATTTCCCATGAGGGCTGGAAGCACGTGGTGGAAGTCGTCGACCAGGTCTGCGAAATCTGGAACCAGCAGGACGTGGGCATCTGGGAAATGCGGGGCGAGCAGCATCACTTCCTGCACTCGCGGCTGATGTGCTGGGTGGCACTTGACCGCGCGATCCGCCTGGCGTCCAAGCGCTCACTGCCGGCGCCGTTCGCGCGGTGGGACCAGACCCGTCAAGCGATCTACGCTGACATCTGGAGCAACTTCTGGAACGAAGAACGCGGGCATTTTGTGCAGCATATCGGCGGCACCGCACTCGACGGTTCGATGTTGCTGATGCCGCTGGTGCGCTTCGTCGCGGCCACCGACCCGCGCTGGTTGAGCACGCTGGAGGCGATTCAGAAAAGCCTGGTGCGCGACGGCATGGTGTACCGATACCGTAACGACGACAGCCAGATCGACGGCCTGCAAGGCACCGAAGGTGCATTCGCCGCGTGCTCGTTCTGGTACGTCGAATGCCTGGCCCGCGCCGGGCAGGTGGAGAAAGCTCATCTGGAGTTCGAGCAGCTGTTGCGCTATGCCAACCCATTGGGGTTGTATGCCGAAGAGTTCGACAGCCAGGCGCGGCATTTGGGCAATACGCCGCAAGCGTTGAGTCATCTGGCGTTGATCAGTGCGGCAACGTTTCTGGATCGCAAATTGAGTGGGGAGAAAACCGTGTGGCAACCCTGA
- a CDS encoding glucose 1-dehydrogenase has product MHISLEQQVALVTGASSGIGAGAAKALAQAGAAVVLNYNRQAAPAEALAAQINANGGRAIAIGADVSQEADVERLFAKTLEAFGHLDILVANSGMQKDAAVVDMTLDDWNSVIGVNLTGQFLCARAAVRIFKRQGIREGVSRAAGKIIHMSSVHQLIPWAGHVNYAASKGGVDMLMRTLAQEVSAQRIRINGIAPGAIRTAINRAATEGAAQQELLKLIPYGRVGDVQDVANAVVWLASDASDYVVGSTLFIDGGMSLYPEFRDNG; this is encoded by the coding sequence ATGCATATCTCGCTGGAGCAACAAGTGGCCTTGGTGACGGGCGCCAGTTCAGGCATCGGCGCCGGCGCGGCCAAGGCCCTGGCTCAGGCCGGCGCGGCCGTGGTGCTCAATTACAACCGCCAGGCAGCGCCGGCTGAAGCCCTCGCGGCGCAGATCAACGCCAATGGCGGCCGGGCGATTGCAATCGGCGCCGACGTGTCCCAGGAAGCCGATGTAGAGCGGCTGTTTGCCAAGACGCTTGAGGCGTTTGGCCACCTGGACATCCTGGTGGCCAACTCCGGCATGCAAAAGGACGCCGCCGTGGTCGACATGACCCTTGACGACTGGAACAGCGTGATCGGCGTCAACCTCACCGGTCAGTTCCTCTGCGCCCGGGCCGCCGTGCGCATTTTCAAGCGCCAGGGCATCCGCGAAGGCGTGTCACGGGCCGCCGGCAAGATCATCCACATGAGCTCGGTGCATCAACTGATCCCATGGGCCGGGCATGTGAATTACGCCGCGTCCAAAGGCGGTGTGGACATGCTGATGCGCACCCTCGCTCAGGAAGTCAGCGCACAGCGCATCCGCATCAACGGTATCGCGCCCGGGGCCATTCGCACGGCGATCAACCGGGCAGCCACCGAGGGTGCCGCGCAGCAAGAACTGCTGAAGCTGATTCCCTATGGCCGCGTCGGCGATGTGCAAGACGTGGCCAATGCGGTGGTGTGGCTGGCCAGCGATGCGTCCGACTATGTGGTCGGCAGCACCCTGTTCATCGATGGCGGCATGAGCCTTTATCCGGAGTTTCGTGACAATGGTTGA
- a CDS encoding HAD family hydrolase, whose product MCLSAVIGELPEQGATRLPKLVIFDCDGVLVQSEEITLSVLISLLNAHVHDGKTLESAYFIEHFRGRRIAECLREAEQLLNIGLSGEFEEDFRAQALAALTLELKATDGILEVLEQLTIPYCVASSAPRKKIEHCLQLVGLLPYFEGRIFSCYELGRWKPDPLVFLTACATYNVAVADARVIEDSVTGIQAARAANIKVLGFGPVHRHAKLAEAGALPFADMRELLTII is encoded by the coding sequence ATGTGTTTATCGGCAGTTATAGGGGAACTACCAGAGCAGGGGGCAACACGGTTGCCTAAGTTAGTGATCTTCGATTGCGACGGCGTACTCGTTCAAAGTGAAGAAATCACCCTGTCTGTATTGATCTCCCTGCTTAATGCTCACGTGCATGACGGCAAGACACTGGAAAGTGCGTATTTTATTGAACACTTCCGTGGGCGCAGGATTGCCGAGTGTTTACGTGAAGCCGAGCAGTTATTGAATATTGGTTTGAGTGGTGAGTTCGAAGAAGATTTTCGGGCGCAGGCATTGGCCGCTTTGACGCTTGAGTTGAAAGCGACCGATGGCATCCTAGAGGTATTGGAGCAACTGACGATTCCCTACTGTGTCGCCTCCAGCGCGCCGCGCAAGAAGATAGAACATTGTTTGCAACTGGTGGGGCTGCTTCCTTATTTCGAAGGGCGAATATTCAGTTGTTATGAATTGGGACGTTGGAAGCCCGACCCGTTAGTGTTTTTAACCGCCTGTGCAACTTACAACGTGGCGGTCGCCGATGCGCGGGTGATTGAAGACAGTGTGACCGGTATTCAAGCCGCGCGCGCGGCCAATATAAAAGTCCTGGGTTTTGGCCCGGTGCATCGGCATGCGAAGTTGGCCGAGGCGGGGGCGTTACCGTTTGCCGATATGCGTGAACTACTGACTATTATTTGA
- a CDS encoding transaldolase family protein, whose translation MGTQGYLERLKHNDQCSEVWWDSSPVIYAPYKKHLLDKYPAALAHIEQLMPDDISQPRGFSSVTTNPRLVTAALLDKREYWSSRFSLASLTPAELRKKLYNEVILEGAAALTPLWVHSAQADGWISAQVDPSDVRCSERMTTRGLELHRLAANVMVKVPGSLEGVATVEQLVAQGVSVNVTFCFTVSQFQAGLQAIERGIAMAHSQGIDTRRCKYVITFMIGRFACQPEFTLQAAERGLVLGPEELRWAELLIYQQIQTLVAASKVPVKTLLSSIKVDVDARGHKHCWHLEKTGLTATCYTLTPDVVEFLIERESHGKPVVPASEPWQAPPETLAKLIRIPYFCEAYWRDGIDPYDFGNHEAFINACNEANSAHRRLIDYCVRLCPVAKPFSRSLNAVLAAEYGVLA comes from the coding sequence GTGGGCACACAGGGTTATCTGGAACGTCTTAAACATAACGATCAATGTTCCGAGGTGTGGTGGGATTCATCGCCGGTGATCTACGCGCCTTATAAAAAACATTTGTTGGATAAATACCCGGCCGCACTGGCGCATATCGAGCAATTGATGCCGGATGATATTTCGCAGCCCAGAGGGTTCAGCAGCGTCACCACCAACCCTCGGTTGGTGACGGCGGCGCTCCTGGATAAGCGCGAATACTGGTCCTCGCGCTTCAGCCTGGCCAGCCTGACGCCTGCCGAGTTGCGCAAAAAGCTCTACAACGAGGTGATCCTCGAAGGGGCTGCGGCACTCACACCGCTGTGGGTGCATTCAGCTCAGGCCGACGGCTGGATCAGTGCGCAGGTCGACCCCTCGGACGTGCGCTGCAGCGAGCGCATGACCACCCGTGGCTTGGAACTGCATCGCCTGGCCGCGAATGTCATGGTCAAAGTACCCGGCAGCCTGGAGGGGGTCGCGACGGTCGAGCAACTGGTGGCCCAGGGCGTTTCTGTCAACGTCACGTTCTGCTTTACCGTCTCGCAGTTCCAGGCCGGTCTCCAGGCGATAGAACGGGGCATCGCCATGGCGCATAGCCAGGGTATCGACACCCGCCGTTGCAAGTACGTGATCACCTTTATGATCGGGCGTTTCGCCTGTCAGCCTGAGTTCACGTTGCAGGCCGCGGAACGCGGCCTGGTGCTGGGGCCGGAGGAGCTGCGGTGGGCCGAACTGTTGATTTACCAGCAGATACAAACCTTGGTGGCTGCGTCGAAAGTGCCGGTCAAGACCCTGCTTTCCAGCATCAAGGTCGATGTCGACGCGCGTGGTCACAAGCACTGCTGGCACCTGGAAAAAACCGGGCTGACAGCCACCTGCTACACGCTGACCCCGGATGTGGTGGAGTTTCTGATCGAACGTGAAAGCCACGGCAAACCCGTGGTCCCCGCCAGCGAACCCTGGCAGGCGCCGCCCGAGACGTTGGCAAAACTCATCCGTATTCCGTACTTCTGCGAAGCCTATTGGCGCGACGGCATCGACCCCTACGACTTCGGCAACCACGAAGCGTTTATCAACGCCTGCAACGAAGCCAACAGCGCGCACCGGCGTCTGATCGATTACTGCGTGCGCCTGTGCCCCGTGGCAAAGCCGTTCAGCCGCTCGCTCAATGCCGTCCTGGCCGCCGAATACGGGGTGTTGGCATGA
- a CDS encoding sulfotransferase family protein, with amino-acid sequence MNKMVGLWAHPRSRSTVLERVFIERGDFEVFHEPFAHMAFSEASAIPSDEWDHSAPTTYQGIKAQLLEAKGRGNVFHKDMCYHCLDDLKVDREFLAQQHNIFIIREPASSIVSHYRVHPDMPLQAIGHKALYEIFCVVTELTGNVPYVINADDLAAEPERIIRSLCDYLHIEFLPHAMTWKRECPPQWKTWRRWHVAAENSERIVCSDPQQVDMDMLERSPKLKDLYEYHRPFYARMNAFCR; translated from the coding sequence ATGAACAAAATGGTCGGGTTATGGGCACACCCGCGCTCACGCTCCACGGTATTGGAGCGGGTGTTTATTGAGCGCGGGGATTTCGAAGTGTTTCACGAACCCTTCGCGCACATGGCGTTTTCCGAGGCGTCGGCGATCCCGTCGGATGAGTGGGACCACAGCGCGCCCACCACATATCAGGGCATCAAAGCGCAACTGCTTGAGGCTAAAGGGCGTGGCAATGTGTTCCACAAAGACATGTGCTACCACTGCCTGGATGATCTGAAAGTTGATCGCGAGTTCCTGGCGCAACAACACAATATTTTTATTATCCGTGAACCGGCCAGCAGCATTGTTTCCCATTATCGGGTTCACCCCGATATGCCGTTGCAAGCCATTGGGCATAAAGCCTTATACGAGATCTTTTGTGTCGTGACCGAACTCACGGGCAACGTGCCTTATGTGATTAACGCCGATGATCTTGCCGCCGAGCCCGAGCGAATAATTCGCTCATTGTGCGACTACTTGCACATAGAGTTCCTGCCCCATGCCATGACGTGGAAGCGTGAGTGCCCGCCACAATGGAAAACCTGGAGGCGTTGGCATGTGGCGGCGGAAAACAGCGAGCGCATTGTTTGCTCGGATCCACAACAGGTGGATATGGATATGCTCGAACGCTCTCCCAAACTTAAAGACCTGTACGAATACCATCGCCCCTTTTACGCGCGCATGAATGCATTTTGTCGATAA
- a CDS encoding SDR family NAD(P)-dependent oxidoreductase, which translates to MKKLIITGAANGIGRATLEKAIQQGYFVIGVDKDGEGLNALQRIHGSQVLETHVADFSDSAVIKGFIPALYERHDTIYGLVNNAGIYHGKSVYHYSDDEVDEILNVNLKALVYLSKEFAEREMRHEAARSIVNIASVAGEVGSCDALYGATKAAVIGLTKANAWNFAPFVRVNAVSPALIHDTAIYDTIPAYRRNEYARQEILKDPILPGGVAEVILLLVGDAMRHISGRVIPVDNGAYPR; encoded by the coding sequence ATGAAAAAGTTGATTATTACCGGGGCGGCCAATGGAATTGGGCGGGCGACCTTGGAAAAGGCCATTCAACAAGGTTATTTCGTCATTGGCGTCGACAAGGACGGCGAAGGGCTAAATGCCTTGCAACGTATTCACGGCTCGCAAGTATTAGAGACACACGTCGCCGACTTTTCGGATAGCGCGGTGATCAAAGGTTTTATTCCAGCGCTGTACGAACGCCACGACACTATTTATGGCTTGGTCAATAATGCCGGGATTTATCACGGCAAAAGTGTCTATCACTACTCTGATGACGAAGTTGACGAGATCCTCAATGTAAACCTCAAGGCGCTGGTCTATCTCTCCAAAGAATTTGCCGAGCGGGAAATGCGCCACGAAGCGGCGCGCAGTATCGTCAATATCGCCTCGGTCGCCGGCGAAGTGGGCAGTTGCGATGCGTTGTACGGGGCCACCAAGGCGGCGGTGATCGGCCTGACCAAAGCCAATGCCTGGAATTTTGCGCCGTTCGTGCGGGTGAACGCGGTGTCGCCCGCGCTGATCCACGACACCGCCATCTACGACACCATCCCCGCCTACCGGCGCAACGAATATGCGCGCCAGGAGATTCTCAAGGACCCCATCCTGCCGGGCGGCGTCGCCGAGGTGATTTTGTTGTTGGTGGGCGATGCCATGCGCCATATCAGCGGCAGGGTTATCCCGGTGGACAACGGAGCCTACCCACGATGA
- a CDS encoding class I SAM-dependent methyltransferase: MSQLSRHKHNAVASYSAQYSKSFVERWDDLIDWEKRKAGENGFFEDLLKGHGVKSVIDVSTGSGFHAVQLKRAGLDVVATDGSSTMLTKARANFRMHGLQIQSHYRDWLSLDPQELGQFDAVVCLGSSLCHVFEAQARRNVLEKFRALLKPGGLLVVDQRNFFAIRAGQFKSSGNYYYCGTHASVSLGEVHADLCEFIYSFDNAEEYRLQVYPLLPGELKTEVLASGFSEHRSYGDFQPDYDMMQCDFVIHTARKTA, encoded by the coding sequence ATGAGTCAGTTATCTCGCCACAAGCACAACGCAGTCGCCAGTTACTCCGCGCAATATTCCAAGAGTTTCGTGGAGCGCTGGGATGATTTGATCGACTGGGAAAAAAGAAAGGCCGGGGAGAACGGTTTCTTTGAGGACTTGCTCAAGGGGCACGGCGTGAAGTCGGTGATCGACGTCTCCACGGGCAGTGGTTTTCATGCGGTGCAGCTTAAACGGGCGGGCTTGGATGTGGTCGCCACGGATGGCAGCAGCACGATGCTGACCAAGGCTCGGGCGAATTTCAGAATGCATGGGTTGCAGATCCAATCCCATTACCGGGACTGGCTTTCCCTGGATCCACAAGAACTGGGGCAGTTCGATGCGGTGGTTTGCCTGGGCAGCTCGCTGTGCCATGTGTTTGAGGCCCAAGCCCGGCGCAATGTGCTGGAAAAGTTCAGGGCATTGCTCAAGCCGGGTGGCTTGTTGGTTGTCGACCAACGCAACTTCTTCGCCATACGGGCCGGTCAATTCAAATCCAGCGGTAATTACTATTATTGCGGCACGCATGCGTCGGTCAGTTTGGGCGAGGTGCATGCCGATCTGTGTGAGTTCATCTACTCCTTTGATAACGCAGAAGAATACCGGCTGCAGGTGTATCCGCTGTTGCCGGGCGAGTTAAAGACCGAGGTGCTTGCGTCGGGGTTTTCGGAGCATCGCAGTTACGGTGATTTTCAGCCTGACTACGACATGATGCAGTGTGATTTTGTCATCCACACGGCGAGGAAAACGGCATGA
- a CDS encoding MFS transporter, producing the protein MTTLPQSSARPVDSVVLAVVLTGFVASTYGFGVYLFANLVVDMRRDIGFGYTTVGLITGGAQIGFLLFSSVTSVISRYVEGWKISLVSTLITSLALLGLSVSNNVWLSGALLILLGGCSASVYIPLAEIVAKGFSPGNRSRVMGLISSGTSYGVFINGLLVSFLTLQGGWRSIWLTAGLISLGLCALAWYLLRTMGTGGPSREGSVTLDNRTPWLSRSLYLTWAIAFLNGMALLPFQTYLAPYLRDELGVSVQDAGFIWTTIGAVGMASGFLVGWIADKVGVRASLAMCFLSAGLAAAVVFGCNSLPLFYVAAFLFALAFYPIFGLVPSYIGQIVPVSRLTQAFGIANVLIGLGGVCGNFLGGLSKDLTGSFSSVYWVVALLLFVQCMMVFMLGRPPVSARA; encoded by the coding sequence ATGACCACTCTGCCCCAGAGCAGCGCCCGCCCAGTGGACAGTGTGGTGCTGGCGGTGGTGTTGACCGGTTTCGTGGCCAGCACCTACGGCTTTGGCGTTTACCTGTTCGCCAATCTCGTGGTGGATATGCGCCGCGACATCGGTTTTGGCTACACCACCGTAGGCCTGATCACCGGTGGCGCGCAGATCGGCTTCCTGTTGTTTTCATCGGTGACCAGCGTGATCAGCCGTTATGTCGAGGGCTGGAAAATCAGCCTGGTGTCGACGCTGATCACGTCCCTCGCGCTGCTGGGTCTGAGCGTCAGCAATAATGTCTGGCTGTCCGGTGCGCTGTTGATTTTGCTCGGGGGCTGTTCTGCCTCGGTGTACATCCCGCTGGCGGAGATCGTGGCCAAGGGCTTCAGCCCCGGTAATCGCTCGCGTGTCATGGGGCTGATTTCCAGTGGCACCAGCTACGGCGTGTTTATTAACGGCTTGCTTGTGTCGTTCCTGACCTTGCAGGGCGGCTGGCGTTCTATCTGGCTGACGGCGGGCCTGATATCGCTGGGCCTGTGTGCGCTGGCCTGGTACTTGTTGCGCACGATGGGAACGGGCGGTCCGTCGCGGGAGGGCTCGGTAACCTTGGACAACCGCACGCCCTGGCTGAGCCGCTCGTTGTACCTGACCTGGGCCATCGCCTTTCTCAATGGCATGGCGTTGTTGCCATTCCAGACCTACCTGGCGCCGTACCTGCGTGATGAATTGGGGGTGTCGGTGCAGGACGCCGGTTTTATCTGGACCACCATTGGCGCGGTGGGCATGGCCTCGGGCTTTCTGGTGGGGTGGATTGCCGACAAGGTCGGGGTGCGGGCGTCGCTGGCGATGTGTTTTTTAAGCGCCGGCCTGGCCGCCGCAGTGGTGTTCGGTTGCAACAGCCTCCCTTTGTTCTACGTGGCAGCGTTTTTGTTTGCCCTGGCGTTCTATCCCATCTTCGGGCTGGTCCCCAGCTATATCGGCCAGATCGTACCGGTCAGCCGTCTGACCCAGGCCTTTGGTATCGCCAACGTATTGATTGGCTTGGGCGGGGTGTGCGGCAACTTTCTGGGTGGGCTCTCCAAGGACCTGACCGGTTCGTTCTCCAGCGTGTACTGGGTGGTTGCCCTGTTGCTGTTCGTGCAATGCATGATGGTGTTCATGTTGGGTAGGCCGCCAGTGTCTGCACGTGCGTAA